A region from the Canis lupus dingo isolate Sandy chromosome 9, ASM325472v2, whole genome shotgun sequence genome encodes:
- the GPR21 gene encoding probable G-protein coupled receptor 21, with protein sequence MNSTLDGNQSSHPFCLLTFGYLETVDFCLLEVLIIVFLTVLIISGNIIVIFVFHCAPLLNHHTTSYFIQTMAYADLLVGVSCLVPSLSLLHYPLPVKESLTCQVFGFVVSVLKSVSMASLACISIDRYIAITKPLTYNTLVTPWRLRLCIFLIWLYSTLVFLPSFFHWGKPGYHGDVFQWCAESWHTDPYFTLFIVVMLYAPAALIVCFTYFNIFRICQQHTKEISERQARFSSQSGETGETGEVQSCPDKRYAMVLFRITSVFYILWLPYIIYFLLESSTGHSNRFVSFLTTWLAISNSFCNCVIYSLSNSVFQRGLKRLSGAMCTSCASQTIAKDPYTVRGKDPLNGCHI encoded by the coding sequence ATGAACTCTACCTTGGATGGTAATCAGAGCAGCCACCCTTTTTGCCTCTTGACGTTTGGCTATTTGGAAACTGTCGATTTTTGCCTTTTGGAAGTATTGATTATTGTCTTTCTTACTGTATTGATTATTTCTGGCAACATTATTGTGATTTTTGTATTTCACTGTGCACCTTTGTTGAACCACCATACTACAAGTTACTTTATTCAGACTATGGCATATGCTGACCTCTTGGTTGGAGTCAGCTGCCTAGTCCCTTCTTTATCACTCCTCCACTACCCTCTTCCAGTTAAGGAGTCTTTGACTTGCCAGGTATTCGGTTTTGTAGTATCAGTTCTGAAGAGTGTCTCCATGGCCTCTCTGGCCTGTATCAGCATTGATAGATATATTGCCATCACCAAACCTTTAACCTATAATACCCTGGTTACACCTTGGAGACTCCGCCTGTGTATTTTCCTGATTTGGCTATATTCCACCCTggtcttcctgccttcctttttcCACTGGGGCAAACCTGGATATCATGGAGATGTGTTTCAATGGTGTGCAGAGTCCTGGCACACTGACCCCTACTTCACCCTGTTCATCGTAGTGATGTTGTATGCCCCAGCAGCCCTCATTGTGTGCTTCACCTATTTCAACATCTTCCGCATTTGCCAACAGCACACAAAGGAGATCAGCGAAAGGCAAGCCCGCTTCAGCAGCCAGAGTGGGGAGACTGGGGAGACTGGGGAGGTGCAGTCCTGTCCCGATAAGCGCTATGCCATGGTCCTATTCCGAATTACTAGTGTATTTTACATCCTCTGGTTGCCATACATCATCTACTTCTTGTTGGAGAGCTCCACTGGCCACAGCAACCGCTTTGTATCCTTCTTGACCACCTGGCTTGCTATTAGTAACAGTTTCTGCAACTGTGTCATTTATAGTCTCTCCAACAGTGTCTTCCAAAGGGGACTAAAGCGCCTCTCAGGGGCCATGTGTACTTCTTGTGCAAGTCAGACCATAGCTAAAGACCCTTATACAGTTAGGGGTAAAGACCCCCTTAATGGATGCCATATCTGA